A genomic segment from Anopheles maculipalpis chromosome X, idAnoMacuDA_375_x, whole genome shotgun sequence encodes:
- the LOC126557490 gene encoding dopamine receptor 2, producing MNNASEVFWEFSQLIALTNLTYYNESDGAGSVTLDVNCCSTVPDFTNYLESLPNDKAGLLAFLFLFSFATVFGNSLVILAVIRERYLHTATNYFVTSLAVADCLVGLVVMPFSALYEVLENTWFFGTDWCDIWRSLDVLFSTASILNLCVISLDRYWAITDPFSYPMKMTRRKAVALIAAVWICSSAISFPAILWWRAVREADMPPYKCTFTEHLGYLVFSSTISFYLPLLVMVFTYCRIYRAAAIQTRSLKLGTKQVLMASGELQLTLRIHRGGTTRERIPRLTEQQQQDQLQPPAHQPLSSQQQTPLNNQHQQHTANSTPEDPDDEPLSALQNNGLTGRHRTHMGKNFSLSRKLAKFAKEKKAAKTLGIVMGVFIVCWLPFFVVNLLSGFCMHCIAHEEIVSAVVTWLGWINSSMNPVIYACWSRDFRRAFVRILCVCCPRKIRRKYQPTMRSKASQRFASRRCYSTCSLHGIQQVRQNSCEQTYI from the exons ATGAATAATGCAAGCGAGGTGTTTTGGGAGTTTTCGCAATTGATAGCACTAACGAATCTAACCTATTACAATGAATCTGATGGAGCTGGTTCGGTGACGCTCGATGTAAACTGTTGCTCAACTGTACCAGATTTTACAAACTACTTGGAGTCGCTACCGAACGACAAAGCCGGTCTGCTGGCATTcttgtttctattttcatttgctacCGTGTTCGGTAACTCACTTGTAATACTAGCAGTAATACGTGAACGGTATCTCCATACAGCGACCAACTACTTCGTAACCAGTCTAGCAGTGGCCGACTGTCTGGTTGGTTTAGTAGTGATGCCCTTTTCTGCGCTGTACGAGGTACTAGAGAACACATGGTTCTTCGGAACAGACTGGTGTGACATTTGGCGGTCACTGGACGTGCTGTTCAGTACTGCCTCCATTCTAAACTTATGTGTCATTTCGCTCGATCGATACTGGGCAATCACAGATCCGTTTTCCTACCCGATGAAAATGACGCGCCGAAAAGCGGTAGCTCTAATAGCTGCTGTATGGATTTGCTCAAGTGCGATCAGCTTCCCAGCGATACTATGGTGGCGAGCAGTTCGCGAAGCGGATATGCCACCGTACAAGTGCACGTTCACGGAACACCTTGGTTATCTTGTGTTTTCCTCCACTATATCATTTTACCTGCCGTTGCTAGTGATGGTATTCACGTACTGTCGGATATACCGAGCAGCCGCCATTCAGACGCGCTCACTTAAGCTCGGCACTAAACAGGTGCTGATGGCTTCTGGCGAACTGCAGCTCACCTTACGAATACACCGTGGCGGTACCACGCGTGAACGCATCCCACGACTGActgagcaacagcagcaagatcAATTGCAACCGCCTGCCCATCAGCCTCTATCCAGTCAACAGCAAACACCACTCAACAACCAGCATCAACAGCATACCGCTAATTCCACTCCGGAGGATCCTGACGATGAACCACTGTCAGCGTTACAGAATAACGGACTCACTGGGCGGCATCGGACGCATATGGGGAAAAATTTCTCGCTATCACGCAAACTGGCTAAATTTGCCAAAGAAAAGAAGGCAGCCAAAACGTTGGGCATTGTGATGGGAGTGTTTATTGTCTGCTGGTTGCCGTTTTTTGTAGTCAATTTACTATCCGGATTCTGCATGCATTGTATCGCGCACGAAGAAATCGTGTCGGCCGTAGTGACCTGGTTGGGGTGGATAAATTCTAGCATGAATCCTGTTATTTACGCCTGCTGGAGTCGTGATTTTCGAAG AGCTTTCGTACGGATCCTGTGCGTGTGCTGTCCGAGGAAGATAAGACGCAAATACCAACCGACGATGCGCTCTAAGGCATCACAG